The genomic DNA GGATCGGGTCAATTCCTGTGTTCGACACACTATCAGGTCAGTACATTCATATGTTCGAGGGACTGGGTGTTCGAGTTTTTCATTTCAGTAGTTACAATGGTGAAAAGATTGTTACCAAATGCGGGTTCAATTTCTCCTCGCTTAAGGTGAGCTCAGACTCAACGGGTTATAAATGTGGATTTGTAAGCGCTGATTATGGCTATCCAGACAGCTCGAGCTATTATACCTTGTGCCCGTTTTTGAAAGATACGCTTGGCCCAATGATGACGAATCTCGTCAGTGGAATCCGCAAACCTATTGGAACAACACCACCCTTTCTCTTAGCTCAGAATTATCCTAATCCGTTCAACCCTTCAACGGTCATTAGTTATGAATTGCCCACCAACTCCATTGTGGTCCTGAAAGTATTTGATGTTCTCGGAAGAGAAGCTGAATCTCTGGTCAATGGACGCCAGACCGCAGGCAACCATTCGGTGACATTCAATGCGAGCAACTTGCCGAGCGGGGTATACTTCTATCGCTTGTCAACTCAGGGTTATGTTAAGACAATGAAGATGATATTATGCAAGTGACTTGCCATAGTGAGAACAGGGGGCATGCCGGCGTGGCGATATTCCGGCGATCATTTGAGCCGATAATAGCTGCACTCGTGATTGCCACCTTCTCAATTGTTAAGACCGATGCGCAAGCGGGCAAAAGTTACCATGATACGGCGAGATTCACACCAAGTTTGGCAAGTGCGGATTCATTCATGATCGTTCTTTTCCCGGATATCCAGAACATGGTACAATACGACCATGCGCGCTGGGAGAGCATGCCGAATTGGGTCAGAGACAATAATTCGAACCGGAACATTAAAGCCGTGATTGGTCTGGGAGACAATATTAATGAGCCCGTGGACAGTGAGTTGAACGAAGCGGTGAAAGGTTGGAATGTAATCGATAGTACAGGATTGCCTTATGTCGTTTGTATAGGGAACCACGATTACGATTCTCTGAATAGCTCAGGATCGAGAGCTGATACCAAGTTCAATAAGTTATTCGGGCCTAGTCACTATGGTGGCAAGTATTGGTTCGGAGGTGCCTGCCCGGACTCCACACAGAATTACTACATAACTTTTTCAATACAGAATCAGCAGTATTTGATTTTGGCATTGGAATTTTTTCCCCGCAAGTCCGTTTTGAGTTGGGCGGACTCTGTTCTTGACTGTCACCCAGAGGCAGAGGTCATTCTTGCCACTCATGCATATCTTGAGGATCAAGAAAACCGAATCTCGTTTGAGTATGGCCCCCAGGCATACAAGTTGGACAACTCCTCAAACAGCGGTGACAGTCTCTGGGAAAACTTCATAAGGAAGAATCGGAACATAGGATTGGTGGTTTGTGGGCATATGGTTGAGGAATCCTACAACCTTGAGGATATGGTTTCGCCCGATCTCGATGGCTTTAACGTCGACCAATTGGTAGCAGACTATCAAAACTTTCCCTTGAATCCAAACGGGTACGGTCTAGGAGACGGAAACGGCGACGGTTGCATGGTGATATTGGAATATCATCCGCGCGACAGCATTTCAGTAAATAGTTTTTCCGCTTTACCCGTAGGGGCCGCTCCAACTCCCGGTGAATGTGTGATGCCTTGGCCGGGGAGTACAACATCGACACGTATTGGCAGAAATGGAGATGCCGTTCCCAGGTCTTGCTCACTTTATCAGAACTATCCGAATCCGTTCAACCCTTCAACAGTCATCACTTACCAGTTGCCGGCGAACTGCTTTGTGACATTAGAGCTCATTGATGTACTCGGTAGAGAAATCAAAACACTAGTCAATGAACATCAAGACGCAGGGAAACACGTCGTAAGCTTCAACGGTACCAACTTACCCAGCGGAGTATACTTCTACAGACTTTCCGCAGGATCCCTTACGGGACAAGCAGGAACATTCATTGAAACCAAGAAGCTATTGCTGATGAAATGACCGGCGCTATCCGAGCTAATTCGTTCTTTGATCTTTACACGGAGGGCAATTACATTCTTCCAACGACACGATAGGGCTGCGGGAATGCGCCGTCATGAAAGACAAGCGTTGCGTTGGGTTCTCTACGAGCGAGGTGGTATTATGTCGACGCTTCACACCACCCATATTAGCTGACATCGCAGCATAATTATTTGTAAGCTGCAGTTGTCTTTGACGCCTTACGAAAGGAGTAAGAGTCATGAAAAACATCCTTCGTCTCATGGTGTTGGTCGCTGCTGTCTTCATTTGCACGAGTCCTTCGGTTGCTCAATGGGTACAGACAAACGGACCCTCCGGCGGTCCTGTGCGTGGTTTTGCAGAAAACGGTTCCGCGCTCTTTGTAGCCACGTCGGGCGGCGTCTTCCTTTCGTCCAACGGTGGGGCGAATTGGTCCGCAGTCAATTCAGGGTTGGCGGAGTTATCTATCACTTGTATTGCTGTCAGTGAATCCCAACTCTTTGTCGGCGCTGCTAACAACAGTATTTTCCGTTCCACCGATGATGGCGCAACCTGGTCCGCGGTAAATCTCCCGGTGTCGAATCCTGAGGCAAATTGCTTTTGCGCTGATAACACTGACCTGTACGCTGGCACGAGGCACGGGATATTTCGTTCTACAGACAATGGAGCAAGCTGGACAGCAGTCGATTCCGGACTGACCAGTCTTGACGTTCGTTCTCTAGGTGTGAATGGTAGCAGTGTCTTCGCCGGAACACTGCCGTGGCCTGGTGGGACGTTGCAGAATGTGCTCTTCGTCTCCACGGACAAAGGAACAAGCTGGACTCCAATCAACATCGGATTAACCATACCGGGTGTTTTCTGTATCACCTTCAGCAGCTCCAGCATATTCGCAGGGACAATTGGTTATGTGCTTCGGTCAACGAACAATGGGTTGAGCTGGTCTGAGGCTGACTCAGGGATGTCCATCGGGGGATACACCGTTGAGTCTATCATAGCAAAAGGCACGGAGATTTTTGCAGCCATAGATGGCGGCGGCATCTACCGTTCAACGAATAATGGCGCCAGCTGGACGAAAGTCTCTTCAGATGCAATGGACCCGAACGTTCATCGTGTTTTTGTGAGCGGCTCCAATCTTCTTGCAGGAACCGAGAATCGGGGTGTTTTTCTTTCCACTGATGAGGGTGCGACTTGGACGAACACCAGTTCGGGAATGGCAAATGCATTCATCTCGTGCCTTGTCTCCAGCGGGACTAGCCTCTTTGCGGGCGGTTTCGGAGGAACCCTGTCTGTTTCCAGCGACGGCGGAACACACTGGGCTTGCATCAATTCCAATTTGCCAACAAGGACAGGTATTCTTTCGCTTGCGACAGATGGTACTAGTCTTCTTGTCGGCAGCTGGCAGGGAATATTTGTCTCCAGTGACAACGGGACGAGTTGGAACGCAATAGACACCGGCTTGACAAATAAGGTCGTCATCTCAATACTCGCATCTGATTCGGTCCTCTTAGCAGGGACAACCGGCGGCCTCTTTCGTTCTAGCAATTATGGCAGAAGTTGGGCTCCGGTAAATTCAGAATACACGAAATCATCGCTTACTGCATTCGCTACGATTGGGTCTGTCATATTCGCAGGCACAGATTCAGACGGGGTGCTTCGTTCAGTTGATGCCGGAATGAATTGGACTCAAGTCGACTCCGGAATTACACGACTTGATATATACTCATTTGCGGTGATCGGTTCGTATCTTTTTGCCGGAACTTACAATCAGATTTTTCGATCCACCGACTTCGGTGCGAGCTGGACCAATACGTCTTCAGGATTGACCGGTTCCGCTATTTCTCTTGCCGCAGGCAACGATGCCCTGGTCGCGGGCACTTCTGATGGTGTATTTGTTTTTTCCGATAGCGGTATTATCTGGAGCGCAATCAATACCGGACTGATAGACAGTCAAGTTCTTGCCCTTAGTGTCTGCGGGAATAATGTCTTCGCAGGGGCAGGCGGCGCAGGAGTGTGGAGAAGGCCGTTATCGGAAATCATTGTCAATGTACACCCCTCGTTGGAGAAGATACCCATAGCATATCAACTTGATCAGAGCTATCCCAACCCATTCAACCCCACAACGACTATTAACTACAAGTTACCCGCAAACGCTTTTGTGACATTGAAGGTTTATGATGTTCTCGGAAGGGCAGTGCAGACGCTAGTCGGTGAGCGCCAGACCGCAGGCAATCATTCAGTGACTTTCAATGCAAGCAATCTACCAAGCGGAGTATACTTCTACAGACTTTCCGCAGGATCCCTTACGGGACAAGCAGGAACATTCAGTGAAACCAAGAAGCTGTTGCTGATGAAATGACCGGCGCTATCTGAGCTAATTCGTTCTTTGATCTTTACACGGAGGGCAATTACATTCTCCCATCGACACGAGGGCCGTGGGAATGATGTCGTGGACTTCAATCGAGAAGAAAATAAACGAAACAGTTCGTTAACCAAACCGAATAAGCATGATTAACGAATACGTTAACCAAGTAGTTAGCCGCCATTACTGTGAGGAGCAAATGAAAGTATTTATTCTCCTAATTTCAATTCTACTATCGGTACAACCTATG from Candidatus Kryptoniota bacterium includes the following:
- a CDS encoding T9SS type A sorting domain-containing protein gives rise to the protein MKKTLLSSLLLLLFAQFGDAQAQLWTIHDRYVYINNYGTNETAGSLQIEVGPPWVTTGGTTRIINLIPYDSLPPSIPLDSVFNYLQSDTITLEDDTSRISFTWGFTGVRLDQFLQPDSVVKITYEICDAKSGVPLYLALQTMVGIGSIPVFDTLSGQYIHMFEGLGVRVFHFSSYNGEKIVTKCGFNFSSLKVSSDSTGYKCGFVSADYGYPDSSSYYTLCPFLKDTLGPMMTNLVSGIRKPIGTTPPFLLAQNYPNPFNPSTVISYELPTNSIVVLKVFDVLGREAESLVNGRQTAGNHSVTFNASNLPSGVYFYRLSTQGYVKTMKMILCK
- a CDS encoding T9SS type A sorting domain-containing protein — protein: MTCHSENRGHAGVAIFRRSFEPIIAALVIATFSIVKTDAQAGKSYHDTARFTPSLASADSFMIVLFPDIQNMVQYDHARWESMPNWVRDNNSNRNIKAVIGLGDNINEPVDSELNEAVKGWNVIDSTGLPYVVCIGNHDYDSLNSSGSRADTKFNKLFGPSHYGGKYWFGGACPDSTQNYYITFSIQNQQYLILALEFFPRKSVLSWADSVLDCHPEAEVILATHAYLEDQENRISFEYGPQAYKLDNSSNSGDSLWENFIRKNRNIGLVVCGHMVEESYNLEDMVSPDLDGFNVDQLVADYQNFPLNPNGYGLGDGNGDGCMVILEYHPRDSISVNSFSALPVGAAPTPGECVMPWPGSTTSTRIGRNGDAVPRSCSLYQNYPNPFNPSTVITYQLPANCFVTLELIDVLGREIKTLVNEHQDAGKHVVSFNGTNLPSGVYFYRLSAGSLTGQAGTFIETKKLLLMK
- a CDS encoding T9SS type A sorting domain-containing protein, with the translated sequence MKNILRLMVLVAAVFICTSPSVAQWVQTNGPSGGPVRGFAENGSALFVATSGGVFLSSNGGANWSAVNSGLAELSITCIAVSESQLFVGAANNSIFRSTDDGATWSAVNLPVSNPEANCFCADNTDLYAGTRHGIFRSTDNGASWTAVDSGLTSLDVRSLGVNGSSVFAGTLPWPGGTLQNVLFVSTDKGTSWTPINIGLTIPGVFCITFSSSSIFAGTIGYVLRSTNNGLSWSEADSGMSIGGYTVESIIAKGTEIFAAIDGGGIYRSTNNGASWTKVSSDAMDPNVHRVFVSGSNLLAGTENRGVFLSTDEGATWTNTSSGMANAFISCLVSSGTSLFAGGFGGTLSVSSDGGTHWACINSNLPTRTGILSLATDGTSLLVGSWQGIFVSSDNGTSWNAIDTGLTNKVVISILASDSVLLAGTTGGLFRSSNYGRSWAPVNSEYTKSSLTAFATIGSVIFAGTDSDGVLRSVDAGMNWTQVDSGITRLDIYSFAVIGSYLFAGTYNQIFRSTDFGASWTNTSSGLTGSAISLAAGNDALVAGTSDGVFVFSDSGIIWSAINTGLIDSQVLALSVCGNNVFAGAGGAGVWRRPLSEIIVNVHPSLEKIPIAYQLDQSYPNPFNPTTTINYKLPANAFVTLKVYDVLGRAVQTLVGERQTAGNHSVTFNASNLPSGVYFYRLSAGSLTGQAGTFSETKKLLLMK